The DNA region AGTTCTGCAATGTTTGTTTCCAATTATTAGCTTTGGAGAATGAAATAGAGAATCAAGCTTTCGAGGACACAAGAGCTGTCTCTTTGTGCATAAAAGGAAGAGAGTGAAGTGATCCAAAGATTCTACTCTAATGTAATTGCCTTTCTTATATGATTAGATGCTCAAGCACTATCTTTAATTTGTAATAAATACATACTGTATAGTTGGATCACAACAATAACTTAGAGTGATTTACTCATTTAGACACTTTATGGTACTTATTCTCTGcatgttatataatttattctaatttattattttgcaacaaGCAAACAGGACAAGAAGACTGACACACTATGCGTCAATTTCACGCTAATCATGTTTGGCGCGGCAACATAAAGTCGTTAGCTATTGGCGCAGGAACTAACTGAAAAAAAGGATGGACCACTGGGTGGGTTTAATTATTATAGTTTCAAATGAATCATTAGTGTTTGAAGCTGGTCAGGTTAATGATTGGAGATAGTTTGTAACTTCTCATACAATGATCATGTCTTTGTTCTTATTATGCCTAGTAACTTTTCTAGGCTTGCATAACTTGCATATCATTAGCCAAAAACTTTTCTTACAATGAGAATAATTCGACAACGCTCACATGTTAAATATTAGAATGTTAAATATTAGAATCGGATGACTTGGATTAGTGAGAAGCTTAATGCCGCTTAAAGGTAATCTAGTTTCTGCATATGGTAACGAgatcaaaagaaagagagacgTTCCTGAGTTACATTCGGATTCTACAAAAATAATTGCTGAGAATCATCAAAAGTTCAGTCCTAAACGTCCGTCTAATGTACATTGCctgaatataaaaattatcagaACTCAACTAATATATGCAACATGCGTCATATGTGGTTTACGTTAACCATCCGGTTCAAAGCCAATTTGCACTCTCTTAACCGAAGAACTGGCCATCTCTTTACAATTCTGCCTTCTCttagatcatcatcatcctgATGGGGAACCTCTTCTTGCATGAGGCTCAGAATGAAGACGCAGATGATTCTGGTTGGTTCCACCATTGCAAGATCAGGAAACACATAGATCATGTCAATACTCATCAAATATAATCCTCCAGTGTTGCTTATCATCCCTCTTCACTTTCCTCAACTTCTCTCGGAGCAGTTTCTTCTTCAGCACGCACCAAGAGATCATCATAAGCTCTCATACACTCATCAGTGAACCTCTCCATAGCTTCGAAAATCCTCTGCAAACTACCTTGTAAACTATCGTTACTAGTATCACTCTGGTATACAACGTTACCAGACACCAAAAGGCTATCACCACCAGGTGCAACCAGAACCATTTTCTTCTCCAGTGCTTGAATCTCCCTGTGTATCCTCTGCTCTTCCCGGTCCATGTCCCTAACCTTCTCCCGCCCCATCAACGTAGTCTCTAACCGATCTTGCTCCCAAATCTGAAGCACGCTCGTGGTGAAACCACGCATTGCCTCAATCACTTCCTTCTCAGAGATCATGTCCAGAGCTTGAGACCACTGGTTACATATCACAAAGATCGGTGGAGCTCCAAGCCTACCAGGCGAAAAAGGAGCGATACCATCGGCTGCTTCCTCAGGTTCATAGAGAAGACACTTCGTAAGCCATTTATTCAGCTCTGTTACATAACCTTTCTGCGCACTAACCCAGCTAGAGAATCCTAATACCCAGTTTATAAGCTCATGACCAAGCAAACTAGTTGCTTCAAGATGTTCATCACCTAGCTTCTTGCTAGCTCTAATAGACCCTAACCCTCTAGCTTCCTTTATAGCCTGACACTGACTTCGATGACACTCAAGCATCTCTTTCCACATTCTTGTAAGCCTTCGAAGCAAACCAAAACACAGAATCaacaaagaaacataaacaTGTGGAGAGGCAAAGTTATTAGTTATTACCCTTGGATCAATGCGTTGAGTTGCGGCCATAGGTCGTCATCTCTAATCTTATTAATCGTCACGGATATTTTATCCACAACCTGAATCGCAATCCGTATCTTTGTGTTCATGTCTCTTACTAGTTTCCTTGTTGTATCCACTTTGCTAGCTTCAGCACCTCTTTCGTCCAAACGTTTTAGCTTCCTCACCTTCTTCTCGTGAGCTACACGCAATTTTTCCTCAGCCTAGAGATGCGTAGAAGCTTATTCAGACAAAAGgtaaatgaaaacaaatcaaAGTGTTTTTAAGAGATCAGTGTTACCTTCACTTCTTGGTAAAGCTTCTTCTCCCAGAGATGGAGTTCGTGCAAGGTCGAAGAAAGGTTCCTTGACCTTGAAGCAAGCTCCTCTTCGATGTCTTCATACGTTTGCGGCGGCTCGGCAACATCAGTAGACACGTGCAACAACTTCGAAGAAGCTAGtccaaataaaaagaatttcaATTTTTACGAAAATCATTGAAAAGATCATTCAGACAAAACTGAAGAGTTTTATTACCATGTTTCCGACCGTAAAGATGCTTCCCGACTTCAAGCAACTTAGCGATCTCACTTCCCGACTCCGCGGCTCTCACGAACTGACTCTCAATCTCTTTCGCAACCTCAGGCACCGCACGTGGCCCTCCACCACAGCCACGTGCCGCCGTGGCATTGCTCTCGTTTCCACCCTCTTCAACAACCGTCTTCTCGACAACGTGCACTTCGTACTCAACCCCTTTCTTCTCCTCCATCGACACGCTCGGTCTAGTCTGATACATAGCCGCATCTCCACCACTAGTGCTAGCGCCTGATTTATCAACAGACAGACGCGGAGACAGAGACGGAGACTCGGAAGACTCTTCACTGTAAACAACAGAAGGAGTGGGCTGATTATTATCACCACGACCGTGAACTTCCTTAACAACAACCTCGTGATGTGAATCGTCGTCCTCCAGCTCCGGTATACCTTCTTCCTCTCTAAGCTCATTAGAGTCTCGACTCGGAGTGTACCGAGGATAGTAAGTATCAAACGGGTTCAGAAAATCCCACCCGTTGGACCTAGGCGGCGACGGAGGAGGTGGAGGCGGTTTCGAAGCTGGAGCATCAGTTGATGAACCGTAGTAGTATCCGGGTCCGGATCCGGAACTTGAGTATCCGTAATATGATTCGCCTATGAAGACTCTTTGAGGACTACTTGGTCTTTGCTCGTAGATGATTGAAGGAGGCATCGAACTGTTCTTCATGTAGTTCATGTGCGTataaggaggaggaggaagatggtGACCCATCGTTTCCGGGTTCGGGTACCGGGTATAACCCGGTTGTTGTACTTCCGTGTAAGAAGGCCCGGTCTCAAAATTGCCGAGATGGTGAGGAGAGTGGTCCGAATCCAAATGGGAGTCAGAGTCCGAGTCGGACTCGAGATGACCCGAATCAGTACCCGAACCCGGATGGTGAGAAGAAGGTAGCTCTGCTTTCTTATTAGGGGAGTTGTTTTCTacttctttgttttcttcttgagGGTCGCCTTTTCGTTGAGGAGGGAGGTTGAGTGTTGGAGAATCGACGTGACTGTGGTGGTGGTTAATGAAGAGATGGAGTGAGTGTCCTATTCCTTTAAGCGAGTGAGTGTACGCCACGTGTGATTCCGCTAACAGGTAACGCTGCTGAATCGCCGCTTCTAGGAAACCGCAGCGTTCACGGCAAAGAGCAACGGCTGGGAGATCGTCCAGCTTGGAACTTGCACAACCCATCactaattcttttaaaaaaaaattgaaggaaaaaagaggaagaggagaaggTGTGTGTGGTGTGTGTTGATAGTGATAGAAAGAAAGAGTGAACTGGTTGTTTTCTCGAGTAAGTATTATATCAAAActttagaaaagaaaagagagattaaAATCAATGATTTTAGTTCAAGAATGTAGAAGAAGAGGGaatgaaagaaacataaaaatgaaacacAGCAAAGGACTGTGAAGGAATCTTTGCCAGCACCTAGATTTTTCGTCGGTTTCTCCCAACAGGATCAGTCggtgttttcttctttttattctttttcaaGTAATTAATTACTACTAATCTCCCCCAAATTAATTTACCGAAATTCGgaagaaaataaatgaaaacctGTTTTCAGACACAAGCCATGGATCTTAAAACAAAGATACGGGTACTTCTGGTCTTTTTAAAGTAGTACATTCAATTGGCTTTGAGTTTGATGGTAACTTTGACCCGTCTTgaccatttttatattattctccAGAATACCCTTAGCTTTTAGTCTCTAATTACGTAACGCCAGTATTTGATTTGGACACTCATTATTACATGATGGTAACGGGTAACGTCAGAAAATAAACGAGGAATTACGTGACTTCTTTTTCTAACAAATGAATTAGTTGTGTGGAAAGTCAAGGTTTAGGGGAGAATAAATTCATCTTTTTTTCAAGGCATAGTGTATAGTTGGTTTGTTCAAACTAAAGACGTAACTGAATGGGATGTTGTTACCAAAACAGATCTTTAGGCTTCAGGTGTGATGCTCACGTTCTCGTTGACTAGacttttgtattttattttattagtatagaatATAGATTACGTCATctgaatatgtatatattactaTAGTCgttagtatttatatatagcTAATGTTCAATAAAAATTTCATTGCACGACTCAACCCGTTCAAGTGCGGAAAAAAACACAGATGGTAAAAGTTGGTTTAGGTATTTGAGATTtgtaaaatcaataaaatgGGGTATCAGATTGAGAAATAGTTAAAAGAACccttatttttgtaaatatctatttttattttaatttcaaccACTGAATCAAATAAGAtctaatttgataaataaaactGGTCTGAGAATTTTAGTTATCTAATTCTTCTCGGATTAACCATCATCGTATAAagtttgataatatattttgtcGGTCATTAAAACTCgtgataaataaaaagataagtaagcttatataaataaattctaaatatttaatttattcataGCTTTAAATAACGTTAAtttcattgttttattattttttactattttttaatattccatttaaagttatatatttatatatttgtaaaaattataacataaccaaatttagaaaaagaaactaaagaacAACACAAAATGTAAGCCTAAAACCTTTACAATCACAGAGAAAAGTAAAATGTGATAGTAACAATAACTCAATAAGAGTCTGGAGTTGATAGGGATTAAGAATGAAGAGTAACTTATTTCACCTTGCCGAACAAGTAGAGGTCTGAAAAAAGTAGAAATATAAAATCTGAGATAAAACAATCTTTCGAACATAAATAAACGCAATTAAGCACCAATGCAAAGAACCAAGAAAGCAGATCAGTGAAAAAATAATCATCAGAAAACCAAAGTCACCACGAAGCAGAAAGACACATGTTTAAATTACCAGGAACACAACCACCAGGTAAGAGACAAAAAAACACCACACAAATTAAACAAGCACAGACAAGTCGCTCATGCGAGCGACGAACCACAAAGTTCTAAATAAAAGGCACCAAAGCTCCAAGAGACTAATTTTGTACACTTATACCAAGTGAAGCATGGAAATAAGAGAAACAACATAAGGGAAAGAGAACATAAGTCAATCACTGAGAAACCAGAGCCCAAGTTTAAGACCAGAAACAACTTTTAAATCCCATAAAGCATACACAGAGGAAAACATCCAATCATGGAGTGGAAAACAAGTTGAAAGGGAGAGTCACAAGAGACGCGAGCAGCTACGAAAACTATAAGAGATGAGAGAACAAAAAGGGAATGGGAGACAAAAACCGTGGAGCCGTTTTCGAACTATGAAAGAGAATATAGAAATTAAATCACCAAAAAGCAGATCTTGAAAAATAAGGCGAACATGGACTATCGACGGTAACCAACGATGAGGAAGACAACATCAAAGACGACTAACTCTAACCCAAACCAAGAAGATGCAGTCCTTAACATCAGCTGAAATctaagaaagataaaaagcagCCAATAGTGACCGGAACACCCTACAACATCGTGAGAAACAACCACACAACTGAGAGCTCATAAACCTGATCTACAACAAATACCATATAATCTCACAAGAGAAGCAGGTAAGGAAGAATAAGAGCATGGAGGTGAGTCTTTTTCAGTGATGGTAAAAAGCACCGCATATCTAAAGGTAAATGGAATACATAGATGATGACGGATCAAAGTCAAAATATAAGAAAAGGGCAAAAACATcttaaaagaataatattcaaaaattgaaaaaagaatTCAATTTTTATGCTGAAACACGTAAATTTTAGAACTAACTAATGTCTAAAtgtaaaattattgaaatttaatatacttTACATCAGAGACCCAGTTCACCGCTAACAAATAATACAAACCACAACAACATATtactaaacaaacaaacaccTAATATACTAAATTATCACTTATGACTATATAACACAATTAAATACCAAATAATGTTTTTGACAAATAGAAAcgactatataattatattatccAGAAAAATTATACTTAACAACAATACAATAATATCCGGAGCTTAGAGAACATCCTCATTAGGGGTTCACACCCCAAACTCTCacatattttcagaaaaaaatattaaaataatcatgGATCCCACCTAAACCATGAATCTGTCTTGTAGGAGTGCTTCCTTATGAATCCGTTTATCACTGTTTTGTGGGTTCCATACCACGTGGCGGCATGCGATtgattcgattttttttttaaatctaacgaaaataataataataataataataataataataataataatcatttattttgtattgGGAATCGAGTCCACCTATAGTTTCACTAATGAGATGTTCTAACATAGTGGTTTTTTATTAGTAAGTTGATTATGTTAATACTCTGGTTCAAACTGATGCAATGCATGATTTACCTGAAAATCCAAAATAGTAGAGAAGTCATCATATTTAATGGTTTGGCAAATGTCCAAAATTTTGTGATGTTAGGTGGAAAATATAAGAAGACCATGTTGATTCAGAGGTAGTGATATTATGAGAACGTTACTTTGGTCCCCTGCCAAATTTCAATTAGTCAATTTATTGTTACATTTTGGGGAAAGCGTGATgaagtaaattttaaatagtttaactTGAAGTGTATGTAAATGAAaacgtaaaaataaataaaaaaaagatggaaTAAATTTAACAGTACAGAGTAAGACATTGAATTAATGTATTGCGACGTCTCCTTTTCTTGTCCCTTTCACCTTTTTATCTTCCTCACTTTCTTTAGCTTATCAAGTTTAGCACGTTTAAGTTCTAACACCATTTAATTTGCTGATTCTAGAATCTAGCTTACtgaattgtttatattttttgttcttgtttggAGATgacaatattttgaatcaagCTATTCGGCAGCAATAAAGTTTGCTAAGAGGATGTTAGTacgagttaaaaaaaaaatttatttttttttggatcaaagtaggagtaa from Raphanus sativus cultivar WK10039 chromosome 8, ASM80110v3, whole genome shotgun sequence includes:
- the LOC108819129 gene encoding protein ALTERED PHOSPHATE STARVATION RESPONSE 1; translation: MGCASSKLDDLPAVALCRERCGFLEAAIQQRYLLAESHVAYTHSLKGIGHSLHLFINHHHSHVDSPTLNLPPQRKGDPQEENKEVENNSPNKKAELPSSHHPGSGTDSGHLESDSDSDSHLDSDHSPHHLGNFETGPSYTEVQQPGYTRYPNPETMGHHLPPPPYTHMNYMKNSSMPPSIIYEQRPSSPQRVFIGESYYGYSSSGSGPGYYYGSSTDAPASKPPPPPPSPPRSNGWDFLNPFDTYYPRYTPSRDSNELREEEGIPELEDDDSHHEVVVKEVHGRGDNNQPTPSVVYSEESSESPSLSPRLSVDKSGASTSGGDAAMYQTRPSVSMEEKKGVEYEVHVVEKTVVEEGGNESNATAARGCGGGPRAVPEVAKEIESQFVRAAESGSEIAKLLEVGKHLYGRKHASSKLLHVSTDVAEPPQTYEDIEEELASRSRNLSSTLHELHLWEKKLYQEVKAEEKLRVAHEKKVRKLKRLDERGAEASKVDTTRKLVRDMNTKIRIAIQVVDKISVTINKIRDDDLWPQLNALIQGLTRMWKEMLECHRSQCQAIKEARGLGSIRASKKLGDEHLEATSLLGHELINWVLGFSSWVSAQKGYVTELNKWLTKCLLYEPEEAADGIAPFSPGRLGAPPIFVICNQWSQALDMISEKEVIEAMRGFTTSVLQIWEQDRLETTLMGREKVRDMDREEQRIHREIQALEKKMVLVAPGGDSLLVSGNVVYQSDTSNDSLQGSLQRIFEAMERFTDECMRAYDDLLVRAEEETAPREVEESEEG